Proteins encoded by one window of Lactobacillus paragasseri:
- the dnaN gene encoding DNA polymerase III subunit beta, which produces MQFTINRNLFLENLNNVMRAISSRATIPILSGIKLNLTDEMLTLTGSDTDISIEIQIPVNDDLIVQSTGSIVLPARFFSEIVKKLPGKDFSFEVKESFQTKIVSENTEFMINGLDANNYPHLPEISTDASFKISGKTFREIINETVFAVATQESRPTLTGVNFIFNNSSIKAVATDSHRLSQRQISLENGPQTSTDLIIPGKSLVELARIIGESDPEIKVNPGENQVLFEVGNIAFYSRLLDGQYPDTDRLIPTESTTSVEFELPVLARSLERASLLTHESRNNVVKMTLDVQNQLVKLQGDSPEIGNVEEEIGFKNLEGEGLTISFNPDYLREALRASITDSIIMNFTQPLRPFTVVPAKQDVNFTQLITPVRTF; this is translated from the coding sequence ATGCAGTTTACAATTAATCGTAATTTATTCCTCGAAAATTTAAATAATGTAATGCGTGCAATTTCTTCACGTGCAACTATTCCCATTTTAAGTGGTATAAAACTTAACCTTACTGACGAAATGCTAACTTTAACAGGTAGCGATACTGATATTTCAATCGAAATTCAGATTCCTGTAAATGATGACTTAATTGTCCAATCTACAGGTTCAATTGTTTTACCTGCACGTTTCTTTAGTGAGATCGTTAAAAAATTGCCTGGTAAAGATTTTTCATTTGAAGTAAAGGAAAGCTTCCAAACAAAAATCGTTTCTGAAAATACCGAATTTATGATCAATGGATTAGATGCCAATAACTATCCTCATTTACCTGAAATTTCTACTGATGCATCATTTAAGATTTCAGGTAAAACCTTTAGAGAAATTATTAACGAAACTGTTTTTGCTGTTGCTACTCAAGAAAGTCGACCTACTTTAACGGGTGTTAACTTCATTTTTAATAATTCTTCAATTAAGGCAGTTGCTACTGACAGTCATCGCTTATCTCAACGTCAAATTTCTTTAGAAAATGGGCCACAAACTAGTACTGATTTGATCATTCCAGGAAAAAGCTTAGTAGAATTAGCGAGAATTATTGGTGAAAGCGATCCTGAAATTAAAGTAAATCCAGGTGAAAACCAAGTTCTATTTGAAGTTGGAAATATTGCCTTTTATTCCCGCTTACTTGATGGTCAATATCCAGATACTGATCGCTTAATTCCAACTGAATCTACTACTTCTGTTGAATTTGAATTGCCAGTTTTAGCTAGATCTTTAGAACGTGCCAGTCTTCTTACTCATGAAAGTCGAAACAATGTAGTAAAAATGACTCTTGATGTTCAAAATCAATTAGTTAAGCTTCAAGGTGATTCTCCAGAAATAGGTAATGTGGAAGAAGAAATTGGATTTAAGAACCTTGAAGGTGAAGGCTTGACAATTTCATTTAACCCCGACTATTTAAGAGAAGCTTTACGCGCATCAATTACTGATTCCATTATTATGAACTTTACGCAGCCACTGAGACCATTTACAGTTGTGCCTGCAAAGCAAGATGTCAACTTTACTCAATTGATTACACCAGTGAGAACATTTTAA
- the yaaA gene encoding S4 domain-containing protein YaaA produces the protein MIQKFTIKGEYITLAQFLKEESVISSGGQAKWYLKENPVKLNGELEDRRGKKIHAGDVLNLAGEEYEFVSE, from the coding sequence ATTATCCAAAAATTCACAATTAAGGGAGAATATATTACGCTTGCTCAATTTTTAAAAGAAGAGAGCGTGATATCTTCTGGTGGTCAAGCTAAATGGTATCTAAAAGAAAATCCTGTTAAGTTAAATGGCGAGCTTGAAGATCGTCGCGGAAAGAAAATACATGCAGGGGATGTATTGAACTTAGCTGGAGAAGAGTATGAATTTGTTTCAGAGTAG
- the recF gene encoding DNA replication/repair protein RecF (All proteins in this family for which functions are known are DNA-binding proteins that assist the filamentation of RecA onto DNA for the initiation of recombination or recombinational repair.), which produces MYLANFELKDFRNFKELKTNFDPHVNIFIGPNAQGKTNLLEAIYFLALTRSHRTNSDKELIRFGSKFAGLQGRVHKSQLQVELKLRLTANGKKVWVNRLEQKRLSAYVGQMNAILFSPEDLALVKGAPSVRRRFMDLEFGQINSEYLYFSSQYRQVLQQRNNYLKQLSIKKANDQVFLDVLSDQLAGIAAEIISRRIKYIKKLNSYAQAAHREISGQAEKLQIFYRPSVKEIIPEDDVETIYQKVITSYKKNRSNEIRKGTTLSGPHRDDLEFLINDKNAHDFASQGQQRTISLSVKLAEIQLVHELTQEYPILLLDDVMSELDHRRQSRLLNYIHGKTQTFITTTDLEGISWEIVKEPKVYHISAGTISAKES; this is translated from the coding sequence ATGTATCTTGCAAACTTTGAATTGAAAGACTTTAGAAATTTTAAAGAATTAAAAACAAATTTTGATCCTCATGTAAATATTTTCATTGGTCCAAATGCCCAAGGAAAAACTAATTTACTTGAGGCAATTTATTTTTTAGCCCTTACTCGATCCCATCGCACTAATAGCGATAAAGAATTAATTCGTTTTGGCAGCAAATTTGCCGGTTTACAAGGTAGGGTTCATAAAAGCCAACTTCAAGTAGAGCTTAAACTACGTTTAACGGCTAATGGAAAAAAGGTCTGGGTAAATCGCTTGGAGCAAAAGAGGCTTTCTGCCTATGTGGGGCAAATGAATGCAATCTTGTTTTCTCCAGAAGATTTAGCTCTAGTTAAGGGAGCACCATCTGTTAGACGGAGATTTATGGATTTAGAATTTGGGCAGATTAATTCAGAATATCTATATTTTTCAAGTCAGTATCGTCAGGTACTGCAGCAGAGAAACAATTATTTAAAGCAATTAAGCATCAAAAAAGCAAATGATCAAGTTTTTTTAGATGTTTTATCCGATCAGCTGGCAGGAATTGCAGCAGAGATAATATCGCGAAGAATAAAATACATTAAAAAACTCAATTCCTACGCTCAAGCTGCTCATCGTGAGATTAGTGGTCAAGCTGAAAAATTGCAGATTTTTTACCGTCCATCAGTTAAGGAAATTATTCCAGAGGATGATGTAGAGACCATTTATCAAAAAGTTATTACTAGTTATAAGAAAAATCGTTCTAATGAAATTCGAAAGGGTACTACTCTCAGTGGCCCTCATCGAGATGACTTGGAGTTTTTAATTAATGATAAAAATGCCCATGATTTTGCATCTCAGGGACAGCAGCGAACGATTTCTTTAAGCGTTAAGTTAGCTGAGATTCAATTAGTGCATGAATTGACGCAAGAATATCCGATTCTGCTGTTAGATGATGTGATGAGTGAGTTAGATCATCGAAGACAGAGTCGTTTATTGAACTATATTCATGGTAAAACGCAAACATTTATAACAACGACAGATTTAGAAGGTATTTCTTGGGAAATTGTGAAGGAACCTAAGGTTTATCACATTTCTGCTGGAACGATCAGTGCAAAGGAGAGTTAA